GGACCATCTCAGACTCGAACCACGTGCCGATGAGCCGGGCCGTGGTCAGCGCCACCTGGTCGAGGCGCTCGTCGTGCGACGCCGAGTCCGTGACGGGCACGACGTAGGCCTCGATCCCGTAGATCTCGCGGATCCGCTGGCCCAGCCCCGGCGCCCGGGAGTGGGTCGGGCGGAGGTTGATCTCGACGAGGCCCGTCTCGCGGGCCTCCTTGACGAGCCGGGAGACGGTGGAGCGCGACGTCCCGAGCTGCTTCGCGATGGTCTCCATCTTCATGTCCTGGAGGTAGTACATCGAGGCGGCCCGCAGGACGTCCTGTTCGCGCGTGTCCATCTGCTGCTCGTCTCGTCGGGGAGGCACCGTCCGCGGTCCTGGCGTCGCCGCAGGTCCGCACGCACCAGTGTGCACGTTTGTGCAGCCGGGTTGCGCGAACGTTCTGACAGTGTGACGTTTGATCCTGACACCACGCGAGTCGAAAGGTCCCCATGTCCAACTCCGGAACAACTTCCAGGCTCACTCCGCAGTCCCGAGCACAGTCGCTCGACGCCCTGCGTGCCAGTGCCGACGGCGAGCCGTTCGACGTCCTCGTCATCGGCGGCGGCGTCACCGGTGCAGGCATCGCGCTCGATTCCGTGACCCGAGGGCTGACGACCGCCATCGTCGAAGGACAGGACTGGGCCGCAGGCACCTCGAGCCGGTCGAGCAAGCTCGTCCACGGCGGGCTGCGCTACCTCCAGATGCTCGACTTCCACCTCGTCCACGAGGCCCTCACCGAACGCGACCTGCTCATCACCAAGCTCGCACCCCACCTCGTCAAGCCGGTGTCCTTCCTCTATCCGCTCGAGCACCGGATCTGGGAGCGCGGGTACGTCGGTGCCGGCGTCATGCTCTACGACACACTCGCCAGCCTCGCCCCCGGCAAGCGCGCGCTGCCGTTCCACAAGCACGTGACACGCAAGGGCATGAGCCGGCTGTTCCCCGACCTGCGGCACGACGCAGCCGTCGGCGCCGTCCGCTACTGGGACGCGTCCGTCGACGATGCCCGCCTCGTCTCCACCCTCGTGCGCACCGCAGCGTCCTACGGAGCGCACGCAGCAAGCCGCACCCAGGCCGTCGAGCTCACCAAGGACCCCAGCGGACGCGTCGACGGCGCCGTCCTCAAGGACCTCGAGACCGGCGAGGAGCTGCGGGTCAAGGCCCGCAACGTCATCAACGCCACCGGCGTCTGGACCGAGGAGACCGAAGCACTCGCAGGCGGCACAGGCGGGCTGCGCGTCCTCGCGTCCAAGGGCGTGCACATCGTCGTCCCCCGCGAGCGCATCCGCGGCACAGCCGGCCTGATCCTCCAGACCGAGAAGAGCGTCCTGTTCGTCATCCCGTGGTCCCGCTACTGGGTCATCGGCACGACGGACACCCCCTGGACCCAAGAGCTCCAGCACCCGGTCGCGACCGCAGCCGACATCGACTACGTGCTCGAGCACGCGAACGCGGTCCTCGCCGACCCGCTCACCCGTGACGACATCATCGGCACGTGGGCCGGTCTGCGGCCGCTCCTGCAGCCGGGGACCAAGGAAGGCACGTCGTCGGCCAAGGTCTCCCGCGAGCACACCGTCGCGTCCCCCACGCCCGGGCTCACCGTCATCGCCGGTGGGAAGCTCACGACGTACCGCGTCATGGCCGAGGACGCCGTCGACTTCGCGCTCGGCGAGGGCGCCAAGGCCCGCCCGTCGATCACGGCGAAGGTTCCTCTGCTCGGTGCGGTCGGTCTCGACGTGCAGCAGAACTGGGGCCGCCGGCACGCCGCGACGTACGGCTGGACCCCGGCGCTCGTCGACCACCTGCTGCACCGGTACGGCTCGCTGCTCTCCGACATCGTCGAGCTCTGCGAGACCGACCCGGGCATGGCGACGCCGCTCGAGCACGCGCCCGCTTACCTCCGTGCCGAGATCGCGTACGCGGTGAGCCACGAGGGAGTCCTTCACCTCGAAGACATCCTCCTGCACCGCACCCGGCTCAACTACGAGGTCGCGGACCGCGGGCTGGGAGCCCTCGAGGAGATCTCCCGCATCGCGGCAGACGGTCTCGGGTGGGACGAGCAGACCCGGCTCGCCGAGGTCGCCGCGTACACCGAGCGGGCACGAGCCGAGGAGCAGGCCGAGCTCGCTCCGGACGACGCGTCGGCGGAGCAGGCACGCCTGTCGGCCACCGACGTCGCACCGCTCACCGAGCTCTCCGGCCATGTCGACGGAGGCCTCAAGCCAGGCTCGCCGACCGGGTCCCGCGGCGCGGCAGGTCCCGCAGGGACCTGAGCACCACCACGAGTGTCCCGGGGACGAAGGCGTCCCCGGGCGGGAATGACAACGCAGTCCACCCCCCACCCCCACAGTAAGGACCACGATGGACGTCTCCATTGGCCAAGTCTTCATCTCAGAAGTCGTCGGCACCGCGATCCTCCTCCTCCTCGGCGTCGGCGTCGTCGCCAACGTCGTCCTCCCCAAGAACAAAGGCTTTGCGAGCGGATGGATCGTCATCTCGTTCGGCTGGGGCCTTGCGGTCTTCGCCGGTGTCTACGCCGCGTGGCGCTCGGGAGCGCACCTCAACCCGGCCGTGACCTTCGGCATCATCGCCAACGGTCAGGACGAGTTCGTCCCCGGGATCGCGGTCAACGCCGTCAACACCCTCGTCTACCTCGGCGGCGAGATGCTCGGAGCCTTCATCGGCGCCGTGCTGGCCTTCGCGGCCTACAAGAAGCACTTCGACGAGGAGGCTCCTGCCGCTGACAAGCTTGCGGTCTTCGCCACCGGACCAGCGATCCGCTCCATCGGCTGGAACTTCGTCACCGAGGTCATCGGTACGTTCGTCCTCGTCTTCGTCATCCTCCAGTTCGGCAACACCCCCACCGAGATCGGACCGCTCGCCGTCGCGCTCCTCGTGGTCGCGATCGGCCTGAGCCTCGGCGGACCCACGGGGTACGCGATCAACCCAGCACGTGACCTCGGCCCCCGCATCGCCCACGCCCTCCTGCCCATCAAGGGCAAGGGAAGCAGCGACTGGTCCTACTCTTGGGTCCCCGTCGTCGCCCCCATCGTCGGTGGTGTCCTCGCCGGGCTCACCGCGACCGCTCTCGCCTGACCCCCTGCTCCACCTCACGCCCCATCCCCTGCTCTAGAACACAACGACGTGAAGGATACGACCCTCCATGACTGCTAACTACGTCCTCGCCATCGACCAGGGAACCACGAGCTCCCGCGCGATCGTCTTCACCCACGAAGGCACCATCCACTCTGTCGGCCAGCTCGAGCACGACCAGATCTTCCCCCGCGCCGGCTGGGTGGAGCACAACCCCGACCAGATCTGGAGCAACGTCCGCGAGGCTGTCGGGCTCGCGCTGACCCGCGGGAACCTCTCGCACCAGGACATCGCCGCCGTCGGTATCACCAACCAGCGCGAGACCGCGGTCGTGTGGGACAAGAACACCGGCAAGCCGGTCTACAACGCCATCGTGTGGCAGGACACCCGGACCCAGAAGATCGTCGACGAGCTCGGTGGTTCCGAGGGCGCCGAGAAGTACAAGGCACGCGTCGGGCTGCCGCTCGCCACGTACTTCTCCGGGCCGAAGGTCAAGTGGATCCTCGACAACGTCGACGGGGCCCGC
This sequence is a window from Sanguibacter antarcticus. Protein-coding genes within it:
- a CDS encoding glycerol-3-phosphate dehydrogenase/oxidase; this encodes MSNSGTTSRLTPQSRAQSLDALRASADGEPFDVLVIGGGVTGAGIALDSVTRGLTTAIVEGQDWAAGTSSRSSKLVHGGLRYLQMLDFHLVHEALTERDLLITKLAPHLVKPVSFLYPLEHRIWERGYVGAGVMLYDTLASLAPGKRALPFHKHVTRKGMSRLFPDLRHDAAVGAVRYWDASVDDARLVSTLVRTAASYGAHAASRTQAVELTKDPSGRVDGAVLKDLETGEELRVKARNVINATGVWTEETEALAGGTGGLRVLASKGVHIVVPRERIRGTAGLILQTEKSVLFVIPWSRYWVIGTTDTPWTQELQHPVATAADIDYVLEHANAVLADPLTRDDIIGTWAGLRPLLQPGTKEGTSSAKVSREHTVASPTPGLTVIAGGKLTTYRVMAEDAVDFALGEGAKARPSITAKVPLLGAVGLDVQQNWGRRHAATYGWTPALVDHLLHRYGSLLSDIVELCETDPGMATPLEHAPAYLRAEIAYAVSHEGVLHLEDILLHRTRLNYEVADRGLGALEEISRIAADGLGWDEQTRLAEVAAYTERARAEEQAELAPDDASAEQARLSATDVAPLTELSGHVDGGLKPGSPTGSRGAAGPAGT
- a CDS encoding MIP/aquaporin family protein — translated: MDVSIGQVFISEVVGTAILLLLGVGVVANVVLPKNKGFASGWIVISFGWGLAVFAGVYAAWRSGAHLNPAVTFGIIANGQDEFVPGIAVNAVNTLVYLGGEMLGAFIGAVLAFAAYKKHFDEEAPAADKLAVFATGPAIRSIGWNFVTEVIGTFVLVFVILQFGNTPTEIGPLAVALLVVAIGLSLGGPTGYAINPARDLGPRIAHALLPIKGKGSSDWSYSWVPVVAPIVGGVLAGLTATALA